One region of Danaus plexippus chromosome 16 unlocalized genomic scaffold, MEX_DaPlex mxdp_23, whole genome shotgun sequence genomic DNA includes:
- the LOC116771748 gene encoding general odorant-binding protein 1-like → MALFCWRLLFAAGVVSLAQGTLASQEIMKKLTTGFVKAMEECKAELNLGDHIIQDFMNYWREEYELLNRDTGCAIMCMASKHDLITEDMKIHHENAHEFAKSHGADDDLAKQLVQMIHDCEKQFTDITDDCSKTLEISKCFRTKIHELKWAPSMETILEELMTET, encoded by the exons ATGGCGTTGTTTTGTTGGCGGCTGTTGTTCGCGGCCGGGGTCGTCAGTCTCGCACAAGGGACTTTAGCTTCTCAGGAGATTATGAAGAAACTTACCACTGGCTTTGTCAAGGCTATGGAGGAGTGTAAGGCAGAA TTAAACCTGGGCGATCACATCATCCAAGACTTTATGAACTACTGGCGCGAGGAGTACGAGTTACTAAATCGAGACACGGGCTGTGCCATCATGTGCATGGCGTCCAAACATGACCTCATCACTGAGGATATGAAAATACATCATGAGAACGCACACGAGTTCGCCAAGAGTCATGGAGCAG ACGACGACTTGGCCAAGCAGTTGGTACAAATGATTCACGACTGTGAGAAACAGTTCACGGATATCACTGACGACTGCTCCAAGACTCTGGAGATATCCAAATGTTTTCGCACCAAGATCCACGAGCTGAAGTGGGCGCCTTCTATGGAGACCATTCTAGAAGAGTTGATGACTGAGACTTAA
- the LOC116771744 gene encoding glucose dehydrogenase [FAD, quinone]-like, which yields MTSSNITEDLCNICDGKIECAPTAILLIALVHTLYGHIGPEPDYFGKKKPSLMRQENDQPSQGYMRFEPVHRHKILGEDRKDDLDSANKYDFIVVGGGTAGCVVASRLSENRKWKVLLVEAGPEEPKMALIPGLTSEFKGSALDWQYSMRPKKGFCQERDLKGCEVVQGRVLGGSSTINDMAYMRGSPADYDEWALNGNEGWSFSQVLPYFKYSEGNYDKDISKNKFFHSTQGPLDVGRYPFVDDNVDVLLSAFNELGYNYTDINGRNQLGFMRVQAMSYFGERVSAYTAFIEPIRKLRTNIDIVSEALVTKILLEEKEDSLRAVGIEYYKNGTNVVVKAFKEIILSAGAINSPKILMQSGIGPREYLEYLDMKVYYDLPVGANFHDHLSVCLPVIKLTKSSTISKFSEKLKDITTYYTNGLGPLSSNFQVIAFFESSISDILGTPDIEFRFRGHDSNMYYDKIDICTSLITPKSRGQIVLNATDPVFGKPLIYPNFLKDPSDEKKILEGIQEVVKLFDTEVFKAAEFEFDPRPILDNHCREHDRVSEEFWSCIIRQFSAPLHNYVGTCKMGPSKDPESVVDNSLRVYGVSNLRVVDASIIPKITRGATGAPVIMIAEKASDLIKTTWY from the exons ATGACCTCTAGCAACATTACAGAGGACCTTTGTAACATATGCGACGGCAAAATCGAATGCGCTCCCACCGCCATACTACTGATAGCGCTCGTCCACACTCTGTACGGACACATTGGACCTGAACCGGATTACTTCGGTAAGAAAAAACCGAGTCTGATGAGACAGGAGAACGACCAGCCGTCTCAAGGTTACATGAGGTTTGAACCGGTCCATAGACACAAGATACTCGGTGAGGATAGAAAAGACGACTTGGACTCGGCCAACAAATACGACTTCATAGTGGTTGGAGGTGGCACGGCTGGGTGTGTTGTGGCGAGTCGACTTTCAGAGAACAGGAAATGGAAg GTCTTGCTGGTGGAAGCTGGTCCCGAGGAACCAAAAATGGCTCTCATACCTGGACTCACCAGCGAGTTTAAAGGCTCGGCTCTAGACTGGCAATATTCTATGAGACCAAAAAAGGG GTTCTGTCAAGAGCGTGATTTAAAAGGTTGCGAGGTCGTTCAAGGTCGAGTTCTCGGGGGAAGTTCAACAATCAACGACATGGCGTACATGAGAGGCAGTCCTGCCGACTATGATGAGTGGGCGCTCAATGGAAACGAAGGCTGGAGTTTTAGTCAAGTGCTGCCTTACTTCAAGTATTCGGAAGGAAATTACGACAAagatatatcaaaaaacaaattcttCCACTCCACGCAGGGACCCCTAGATGTCGGACGATATCCTTTCGTAGACGACAATGTAGACGTTCTTCTCAGTGCTTTCAATGAACTCGGTTACAACTACACGGATATAAATGGAAGAAACCAGTTGGGTTTCATGAGAGTCCAGGCCATGTCCTATTTTGGTGAAAGAGTCAGTGCTTACACAGCGTTCATTGAACCCATCAGGAAATTGAGGACGAATATAGATATAGTATCAGAGGCTCTGGTAACCAAGATATTATTAGAAGAGAAGGAAGATAGTCTCAGAGCAGTAGGTAtagaatattacaaaaatggtACAAACGTAGTAGTAAAAgcgtttaaagaaataattttgagtGCTGGGGCAATCAATTCACCAAAAATTCTTATGCAATCAGGTATCGGTCCACGAGAATACTTGGAATATTTGGACATGAAGGTATATTATGATTTACCAGTGGGAGCAAACTTTCACGATCACTTGTCCGTGTGTTTGCCTGTCATTAAACTGACTAAGTCGTCTACGATTTCAAAATTCTCTGAAAAGTTGAAGGATATAACAACATACTATACAAATGGTCTCGGACCTCTCTCGTCTAACTTTCAAGTAATAGCGTTTTTCGAATCGAGTATATCCGATATTTTGGGGACGCCTGATATTGAATTTAGGTTTAGAGGTCACGACTCAAATATGTATTACGATAAAATAGACATTTGCACTTCATTAATAACACCAAAAAGTCGAGgacaaattgtattaaatgcaACGGATCCTGTATTCGGCAAACCTTTGATTTATCCGAATTTTCTCAAAGATCCTTCAgacgagaaaaaaatattagaaggCATCCAGGAAgtcgtaaaattatttgatactgAAGTGTTTAAAGCTGCTGAGTTCGAATTTGATCCGCGACCGATATTAGACAACCATTGTCGTGAACACGACAGAGTCTCAGAAGAGTTTTGGTCGTGTATTATAAGACAGTTCTCAGCACCTCTTCATAACTATGTAGGGACATGTAAGATGGGTCCCTCAAAAGACCCCGAGTCTGTTGTCGATAATAGCTTACGAGTTTACGGAGTTTCTAATTTGAGAGTCGTAGACGCTTCAATAATTCCCAAAATTACCAGAGGTGCCACCGGGGCACCGGTGATAATGATTGCTGAAAAAGCAAGTGACCTAATAAAGACTACTTGGTACTAA
- the LOC116771745 gene encoding glucose dehydrogenase [FAD, quinone]-like, translating into MDLHYISIIYLTYIVYATSDARADLFSKATKTKTNEKDLRNSVFDFIVVGGGTAGCVLANRLSANPEWKVLVLEAGDEENIDYDIPAVPTNEYRPILWNFRTERNGFSCLSRPGGSCEVKTGKVLGGSSVTNDMKYTRGSKKDYDAWHITGDMGSLNWKFENLIEHFKASEDNGDYDVLMNSYYHSRGGEMHVQRFKHIDKHMELFLGAFAEMGFRSVDINTNAPEAALNNQFVVANNTRLSTNSAFLKPVRQRKNLVVKTGATVTKLIIDAQENKVDGVFYELEKGKEQLAYAKKETILTTGAINNVKILHLSGIGPAAELEKQNISVIIDLPVGSNYQDQVTIGGLAFSLSDVTSVSEQQIVEDFKTWFQNRGGPLASRGINQVSAFIQLFENKNGPDIELALHGNYIRSDKFMLTNVSVHTAEEVNLPIAYYNLVNINPVLLKPKSKGKVTLNKRNPKYGRPVIQANLLKEQEDLDAIIDSVDIALQLLNTKELKKAEINMAPLDIFPCDRLNNRDQWNCIARHYTKAMSNPIGTCRMGQNSTDSVVNYEFKVHNVESLRVIDASVMPSHVRGNIFAPTVMVAEKGTKLIIKDWKENKGNFL; encoded by the exons ATggatttacattatataag CATCATATACCTCACATACATAGTGTACGCGACATCCGATGCTAGAGCTGACCTGTTCTCGAAGGCTaccaaaactaaaacaaacgAAAAAGACCTGAGGAACAGTGTCTTCGACTTCATCGTAGTGGGGGGCGGCACAGCTGGCTGCGTTCTGGCTAACCGACTGTCAGCCAACCCTGAGTGGAAG GTTTTAGTTCTGGAGGCTGGCGACGAAGAGAACATAGATTATGACATTCCGGCTGTTCCAACAAATGAATACCGACCGATCCTCTGGAATTTTAGGACTGAGAGAAATGGCTTCTCTTGTTTGTCGAGACCTGGAGGGAGCTGTGAGGTGAAAACGGGGAAGGTTTTAGGAGGGTCCAGCGTAACCAATGATATGAAGTACACCAGAGGTTCAAAGAAAGATTATGACGCTTGGCACATCACTGGAGATATGGGATCTCTGAACTGGAAATTTGAGAATTTAATAGAACATTTCAAGGCTTCGGAAGATAATg GCGACTATGATGTACTGATGAATTCTTACTATCATTCCCGTGGAGGCGAAATGCATGTACAAAGATTCAAACACATCGACAAACACATGGAGCTGTTCCTTGGCGCATTCGCTGAGATGGGATTCAGGTCCGTGGACATAAATACTAACGCTCCAGAAGCGGCTCTCAACAACCAGTTCGTTGTAGCTAACAATACACGACTCAGTACAAACAGCGCTTTCCTGAAACCGGTCAGACAAAGAAAGAACTTAGTTGTCAAAACCGGAGCAACGGttacgaaattaattattgatgcCCAAGAGAATAAAGTAGACGGAGTATTTTATGAATTGGAAAAGGGAAAGGAACAACTGGCTTACGCAAAAAAGGAAACGATACTGACTACCGGTGCCATCAACAATGTAAAAATACTCCATCTGTCAGGAATAGGACCGGCAGCTGAATTAGAGAAGCAGAATATTTCAGTTATAATCGATCTTCCTGTTGGTTCCAATTATCAAGATCAAGTGACCATAGGTGGCCTCGCATTTTCTCTTAGTGATGTAACTTCAGTTTCTGAACAACAAATTGTAGAAGATTTTAAAACGTGGTTTCAAAACAGAGGGGGCCCTCTGGCTTCGCGGGGAATCAATCAAGTATCAGCATTTATACagttgtttgaaaataaaaatggtccGGATATAGAGTTGGCATTACACGGAAACTATATAAGAAGTGACAAGTTCATGTTAACAAACGTTAGTGTGCATACAGCCGAGGAGGTCAACTTACCAATAGCTTATTACAATTTAGTCAATATAAACCCAGTATTACTAAAACCAAAGAGCAAAGGTAAAGTTACGTTGAATAAAAGAAACCCAAAATACGGTAGACCAGTGATTCAAGCTAATCTGTTGAAAGAGCAGGAAGATTTAGACGCCATTATCGACAGTGTAGACATAGCACTGCAGCTACTAAATACAAAGGAACTAAAAAAGGCTGAAATAAACATGGCTCCATTAGATATATTTCCCTGTGATCGATTAAACAACAGAGATCAATGGAATTGTATAGCAAGGCACTATACGAAGGCTATGAGTAATCCTATCGGCACGTGTCGAATGGGTCAAAATAGTACAGATTCTGTTGTAAATTATGAATTCAAAGTCCATAACGTTGAGTCATTAAGAGTGATCGATGCGTCGGTAATGCCATCACATGTACGAGGCAATATATTCGCTCCCACCGTTATGGTCGCAGAGAAaggaacaaaattaattatcaaagacTGGAAGGAAAACAAAGGAAATTTCTTATAA